In Treponema denticola, one genomic interval encodes:
- the greA gene encoding transcription elongation factor GreA yields MSDTQKQLIEMLNEEKWTRAAIGNYTTKNFEDLYKLVSTAKKENVVDEIKEICDEHLSHTKNSIIALYISSIISLSNQLLDDSNVVSLIEIFTDNHRTQIVEYLCKKVLEYGESKFALRTLAECYKASGNDAIYDIWERLVKVDYDEAEIAKLLAEKYEKDGNVEKSVEYYKKSLYRFINRKQINGVKEIWSKLVSLIPDEIDFFFRIQAKIASVIDNSRNSILMQDIYQYYRQNENWDISIDILKLILSYDDKDSWAREEITECFKNKYKDHSQLDECIKVSDLNRPWRPVFDAIADFEKHISFDTGSFVFHRTWGVGRIASIKDDDLVIDFAKKRGHSMSLKMGITALQTLDREHIWVLKSTINKDTLAKKIKGDPEWALKIIIKSFDNNCDMKRIKQEIVPSLLTTGEWTSWNTKARKILKENPMFGINSDNIDFYTVRERPISPEEKISNEFKAQKNFFARIELLNAYDTSEACDDESDTFREMLDYFEGFLKAFSQVNEQIICAYILVKEFIADTQLISAAKQYNFAELYSRIEDPMEVYSQIKDKVSIKGQSLRQKFLKYIKNLIPNWEKEYIKLFPTVLSAEILNSLIEAGSTDDVKDLVKDCFENYRIYKSAVIWFFKNVQGEEWFKELDISLEQQLIVLIHILDITYREIASRRNTTENRKINHQVHTILFGKDDLLQNFIIESDEDTITRLYTLIGDIKDLDPMIKMSIRAKIVEKHKDFKFFDIEEKSVTVHGLIVTAKMLDLKNKELIEIRDVKIPQNAKDIGFALSLGDLRENAEYKAAKEEQTRLGNALTRLQDELDRAQIFDPTTATAKKVYFGSKVKILNNLTNEEEEYTILGPWESDPANGIISYMSPLGKGLFNHKKGEDVEFEVNDEKRSYKIIDIAIADLK; encoded by the coding sequence ATGTCTGACACGCAAAAACAATTGATAGAGATGCTCAATGAAGAAAAGTGGACAAGAGCAGCTATAGGTAATTACACAACAAAGAACTTTGAAGATCTATATAAATTAGTATCTACAGCAAAAAAAGAAAATGTTGTGGATGAAATAAAAGAAATATGTGACGAGCATCTGTCTCACACAAAAAACAGTATAATTGCGCTTTATATATCCAGCATAATATCTCTTTCAAATCAGCTTTTGGACGATTCGAATGTAGTAAGTCTAATCGAAATATTTACCGATAATCACAGGACACAAATCGTTGAATATCTTTGTAAAAAGGTACTCGAGTATGGAGAATCCAAATTCGCTCTCCGAACCCTTGCCGAATGTTATAAGGCTTCTGGAAATGACGCTATTTATGATATTTGGGAGCGCTTAGTTAAGGTTGATTATGATGAGGCCGAAATTGCAAAACTTTTGGCAGAAAAATATGAAAAAGACGGGAATGTAGAAAAATCTGTAGAATATTATAAGAAATCCTTATACCGCTTTATAAACCGTAAGCAGATAAACGGTGTAAAAGAAATTTGGTCAAAACTGGTATCTCTTATTCCTGATGAAATAGATTTTTTCTTCCGAATACAGGCTAAAATTGCCAGCGTCATAGATAACAGCCGCAATTCAATATTGATGCAGGATATTTACCAATATTACCGCCAAAACGAAAATTGGGACATATCGATTGATATCTTAAAGCTTATACTTTCATATGATGACAAAGACAGCTGGGCGCGTGAAGAAATTACCGAGTGTTTTAAAAATAAGTATAAAGATCACAGTCAGCTCGATGAATGTATTAAAGTATCGGACTTAAATAGACCCTGGCGGCCGGTATTTGATGCTATTGCCGATTTTGAAAAACATATTTCTTTTGATACGGGCTCTTTTGTATTCCACCGTACATGGGGTGTGGGGCGTATTGCATCAATAAAGGACGATGACCTTGTAATAGATTTTGCAAAAAAACGCGGTCATAGTATGAGTCTTAAAATGGGAATTACAGCTTTGCAGACCTTGGATAGGGAGCATATATGGGTATTAAAGTCCACAATCAATAAAGATACTCTTGCAAAGAAAATAAAGGGAGATCCTGAGTGGGCCTTAAAGATCATAATTAAGAGCTTTGATAATAACTGCGATATGAAAAGGATAAAGCAGGAAATAGTTCCGTCCTTGTTGACAACCGGCGAATGGACAAGCTGGAATACTAAAGCTCGTAAGATTTTAAAAGAAAATCCTATGTTCGGTATAAATTCCGACAATATAGACTTTTACACCGTGCGCGAACGCCCGATTTCTCCTGAAGAAAAAATCTCGAACGAATTTAAGGCTCAAAAGAACTTTTTTGCCCGAATCGAGCTTCTTAATGCTTATGACACATCCGAAGCTTGTGATGATGAATCCGACACCTTCCGCGAAATGCTTGATTATTTTGAAGGCTTCTTAAAAGCTTTTAGTCAGGTAAATGAGCAGATTATTTGTGCCTACATCCTTGTCAAAGAATTTATCGCCGATACACAGCTTATTTCGGCAGCAAAGCAATATAACTTTGCAGAGTTATACAGCCGAATTGAAGATCCTATGGAAGTTTATTCTCAAATAAAGGATAAGGTTTCGATAAAAGGACAAAGTCTCCGCCAAAAATTTTTAAAATATATCAAAAATTTAATTCCTAATTGGGAAAAAGAATATATAAAACTGTTTCCGACAGTTCTGTCTGCCGAAATTTTGAATTCTTTGATAGAGGCCGGCTCGACAGATGATGTAAAAGACTTGGTAAAAGACTGCTTTGAAAACTACCGAATTTATAAAAGCGCCGTTATTTGGTTCTTTAAAAATGTTCAGGGCGAGGAATGGTTTAAGGAGCTGGATATAAGCTTGGAACAGCAGTTAATTGTTCTTATACATATTTTGGATATTACCTACAGAGAAATCGCTTCAAGAAGAAATACAACGGAGAATCGTAAGATTAACCATCAGGTGCATACGATTTTATTCGGAAAAGACGATCTTTTACAAAATTTTATCATAGAAAGCGATGAAGATACAATCACAAGGCTTTATACCCTTATAGGAGATATTAAAGACCTTGATCCGATGATTAAGATGAGTATTCGTGCTAAAATTGTTGAAAAGCATAAGGATTTTAAATTCTTTGATATCGAAGAAAAGAGCGTTACAGTCCACGGCCTGATTGTTACAGCCAAGATGCTTGATCTTAAAAACAAGGAGCTCATCGAAATTAGGGATGTTAAGATTCCCCAAAATGCGAAGGACATCGGTTTTGCTCTTTCTCTTGGCGACTTGCGTGAAAATGCAGAGTACAAGGCTGCAAAGGAAGAACAAACCCGCTTAGGAAATGCCTTGACCAGATTACAGGATGAGCTTGATAGAGCTCAGATTTTTGATCCTACGACTGCCACTGCAAAGAAGGTTTACTTCGGCAGCAAGGTAAAAATCCTAAATAATTTGACAAATGAAGAAGAAGAGTATACAATTTTAGGACCGTGGGAATCGGATCCTGCAAACGGTATAATTTCTTATATGTCTCCTTTGGGAAAAGGATTGTTTAACCATAAGAAAGGAGAAGATGTCGAATTTGAAGTAAACGATGAAAAAAGGAGCTATAAGATTATAGATATCGCTATTGCAGATTTAAAATAA